Sequence from the Armatimonadota bacterium genome:
CAGCGCGCAGCCGTGGGATGCGGCCTCGATCAGGGCATAGGGGCAACCCTCCCAGCGTGAGGGCTGGCAATAGACGTCGCAGGAACACAGGAGCTCGGGTACATCGGAGCGGTGTCCCGGAAGGTGGACGACATCGCCCAAACCCTCCCGGGTGACGAGTTGCTCCAGCGCCGGTCGCTGGTCGCCTTCGCCCGCGATTAGCAGGTGTGCATCAGGAACTACGCCCTGCAGGAGCTTGATGGCGCGCACCGCCGTGTCGTACCCCTTCTGACGGCGCAAGTCACCCACGGACAGAACCAGCCTGCACTGCTCCGGCAGCCCCAGGCGTGCGCGAACCTCGGAGCTGTTCACCTCCGGAACGGGGCCGAGACGGATTCCGTTGGGGATGCAGACGCAGGACTCCGGCGGCGTTACGCGGTACTTCAGGGCGATATCGCGCTCGCTTTCACACACGCAGATGATGCGGTCGGTTACCCGTCCCAGGCGGCGTTCGGCAGTAACGAGAAGCGTCTTCACGGGGGCCGGAACGTCCATCAGGAAGGGGAAACCGTGGGGCGTGTAGACGGCCCTGCTAACTCCCACTCGCCGGGCTGCGTTCCGACCAATGAATCCCGCGATGGCACTGTGGGCATGGACGATATGCGGGCGGAGTTCGCGCAGAATCGGGGCAAGGCCCGCGATGGCACTTGCCAGCGATACCGGGTTCATGGACCGGTGAACGGGGAACTCGATGACCCGTACGCCTGCGTCCTTGAGAATGCGCGAGGTTGTCGCAAAGTCTCGGTCGCGCAGGGGCGAAAGCACCGCGGACAGTTCGAAGCGCTCCGGGTCCAGCCCGGTGCACAGGTCCAGGACGTGCTTGCGCGTCCCGCCCACGCAGGCTTCGAGCACCTGTGTGACCCGCACCCGCCTACTGACCACGGCCGCTCTTGAGTCTGGCATTGATCTTGCGCCCGACCTTGCGTGCCGCATCCCAGACGAGACTGATCTCGTTGATCCGTAGCAGTGCGGCACAGCCCAGGAACACCAGCGCGCCCACCA
This genomic interval carries:
- a CDS encoding glycosyltransferase family 4 protein, which gives rise to MPDSRAAVVSRRVRVTQVLEACVGGTRKHVLDLCTGLDPERFELSAVLSPLRDRDFATTSRILKDAGVRVIEFPVHRSMNPVSLASAIAGLAPILRELRPHIVHAHSAIAGFIGRNAARRVGVSRAVYTPHGFPFLMDVPAPVKTLLVTAERRLGRVTDRIICVCESERDIALKYRVTPPESCVCIPNGIRLGPVPEVNSSEVRARLGLPEQCRLVLSVGDLRRQKGYDTAVRAIKLLQGVVPDAHLLIAGEGDQRPALEQLVTREGLGDVVHLPGHRSDVPELLCSCDVYCQPSRWEGCPYALIEAASHGCALVATAIPGNIDVVRHGETGWLSPADDATGLALALRDALGDAGERLRRGRAASALVRERHDIMYMLQATAALYEELATDLQD